The genomic window AAAGGATTCGCCCTGCTCCAGGCGTGTCATGGCCTGCTCGACAAAGGCCTGTGCCTGGGATTCACTGCGCCCGGAACCCACCCCGACCAGAATATGACGCGCCCGGGTCTCGGCCAGATTGACATCGCCCCCCTGCTCTTCAAGGAAGCGTTCGACATCACGGTTGCTGACCGATACTCGCTGCCCGACCTGGCGCTGCTGTACCTGGCGAGTGAGCATCTCCCGGCGGATTTCCTCGCGCACCTGGGCAAGGCTGGTGCCATCTGCTTCCAGTCGGTCGGCAAACGCCTGCAGCGTCATGCCATTGGATTCAGCAATGTTGCGCACCTGGCGGTTAAGATCGGTGTCATCAATACTCAGATTGGCATTGCGGGCCATTTGCAGCTGAATTTCTTCCAGCACCATCTGCTCCAGCACCTGCTGCTCTAGCTGACTGCTGCTGGGGGCGTCTTCACCCTGAGCGCTGATCTGGCTGATCACCTGATCCAGGCGCCTGTCCAGATCACTGCGCATGATGGCACCGTCGTTCACCACCGCCACAACGCGATCAAGCATTTGGCGTTCACCGCCTGAAAACGACTGGGCCGTCACGCTGGAGGACACCATCAGGGTGCCCGCCCCCACCAGCAGCGATAATGCACTGCCCCAGGCAAGGTGTGTCGCCTGGCGCAGCAGGCGCTTGCCACGCGGGCTGTTCAAAGAATGAGTGGATGTTGGCGTATTAGCATTGTGGATCATTTAAACGGTCTCTTTCTTGAGTCCTGAACGGTTAAAGCGCCGAGGGGCGATAGCCAGGAATGGTGCGTTCGAAGTAGCTGTCAGCGTCTTGCCCGACGCCGCCCAGGCCGTGAAGTACAAAGCGCAGGAACAGGCCACGGTCGTTAAAGTCATCGGCAACCCGTGCCGTGTCGTTATCATCTACCCAGTTTCGCCAGACCAGTTGCAGGCCATAGCAGCAGTCATTCCACTGTACGCCGGCGAGCTTTTCCAGCGCCCGGTCATTGGTCTGGTCGTGCAGGTAGCGGCCAATCAGGTCAAGGCCGGGGCTGGCCTTCCATGCAAAAGAGATATCCCACTCTTCGCGATTGTAGGCACGGAAATTATCGTCCACCGGGTCCAGCGCCGGGTCGAAGCCTTCAATTTCCCAGCGGTAGCCCAGGTTTACTACATGGCCACGGGAATGCCGGTATGCAATATCGACGCCTGTGCGCTCAGTGAGTTCACGTTGATCATCATAAAGCCATTCGGCGGATGTGCTCCAGCGTGGATTAATCTGCCATTCAAGCCGGGATACCAGGGGTGAGCGGTCTCGGGTGGCTTGATAAAAGCGCTCGGGGTTAACATCGGGATTAACGTCTGCCTGCTGTGGCAACGACTGATCATCGCCATCAATACCCACACGCCGGTCAGAAAAATACAGGCTCTGGCCAACGCCGACGCTCAAGTGCTCCTGGCTGTTGCTATCCTCGATCAGGCGGGATTCAAACCCTAGCGACAGACGATTAAGATCCCCCACCCGGTCGCTGCCGGAAAAGCGCTTGGGCGACCAAAGCTGATCCCACGAAAATGCCCGCTCACGGCTGTCAAACTCCGGCAAATCGACCTGATCCGTTCGCGGCACAAAAGCATAGTTGACGCGCGGCTCCAAAGTCTGACGGTAATCACGCCCGCCGAGGACCAATTCACGCTCAAAATTCAAACCGGCATCAACCGAGGTGATTGCCACGCTGCGGTCAGGCGATGTATCCCGGCTGGTCTGGCGATTGCCGTAATCCAACGCATAGGCGGTGTGCCAAAGCTCAGCGCGGGGTGCCAGATAACCCCAGGGCTTTTCATAGCGCCAGCCCAAGGCAGGAGCCAAGTGCACCCGGCTGCCATTGGCTGCTTCACGAACCGGCACCTGACGCTGATCCACATCCCGCCAGAAGTAGGTGGCATTACTGTTCCACTCTGCATACAGGCCATCATCTCGGATCCAGCTAGCCGCTGCGGTCAGGCTAGGCAGGCGGTAGAAGGGTTTGTCGCTGTCGCTAAGCGGGTCATCCAGGCGTTGATAGCCTTGCATGCGAGCATCCAGCCGCCAGCGTTCGCCCTGGTAATCCACCTGGGCCAGGCGCTCCATGCCGGAACGCTCGCTGGAGCCGAAGTTATCACTAAAATCGTTAAAATAGCGCCCATCGCTGGCCCCACCATAGCGTAGCTGATAGGCACTGGCGGCATTGATACGCCCGGCGTGCTGAACATCCAGGTACCAGCGATCCTGCCCTTTATAGCGGTTGGCATCGCCCCCGGAGCCACCGTCATCGCTGTTCAGCCAGGCGCCTTCCAGAGTGCCGCTACCGTAGTGCTCGGTCAGGTAGCGGTATTGGCCACCCAGCAGCAGCCCACGATCGCTCAGCCAGCGTGGGGTAATGGTGGCATCCTGATTGGGCGCGATATTCCAGTAAAACGGCTGGGTATAATCCAGTTGCTCACTGGAAAAACTGACCGATGGCGATAGCAGACCCGTCTGACGACGGTCATCAATCGGGAAACGTAGCCAGGGCCAGTAGAACACCGGCACCCCCTTGACCTCCAGCCGCGCATGGCGGGCAACCCCAAACCCTTCCGCCTGGTTGAGGCGGATATCGCTGCTGACCAGCTGCCAGCTATCCTGTCCGGGTTCACAAGTGGTAAAGCTGGCATCCCTCAGGCGATACAATTGTTCACCTAATTGTTCCAACCGGCGGGCTTCACCGCGCACGCGCTGTTCATACAGAACATACTCGCTGTTTTCAATTGAGCCGCGGTCCTGCTCAAGGTACAAGGTGGCCTCTTCCCCGCGCAGCAGCGCCTTGCCATCGCGCAACTCGAAATCCCCCTGAGCATCAACCCGTTCGCGATTGGCAGGTACAAAAAGCCTTTCTGCCTGCAGCTCCCTGTCACCCTGGCGCAGTACAACGTCTCCTCGTAGCATGGCTTCGCCATCGGCGGCATAGTCGGAAGCATTCGTTTCAATCCCGATTTCACGCAAGTCGCTACCTGCGGACAGCCGGTAACCGGGCATGACATAACGCCCACGGCATACCTGGCGACGCGCTTCTTCCTCCGCCCAGGGTTGCCAGTCAAGGCGTGCGCCCTCTGCCGACTGGGCAACCGCTGTCGTTGCAGTGACAGCCAACAGGCCGCTTGCAAGCGTCATTGGTATAGCGCGCAAAATTCGCTGGCCCATAATCATTATCCTTGGCATCGAGAATCGGTATTATACAGCTAGCATAATGCCCGACCAGCCAGGAGCTTGCATGTCTTCATTGCGGATGACCGCCCTTACCCGCTGGGTTGCCCAGCAGCACGGCCTTGATATGGATGAAATCAACCTGCAGGAGGCAGGGGGCGACGCCAGTTTTCGGCGTTATTATCGCCTGACCCTGCACGATGGCAGCACTCGGGTGGTCATGGATGCTCCGCCCGAGCAGGAAGACTCTACCCCTTTTGTTAACATCGCCCAACAGTGGCAGGCCGGTGGGCTTCCGGTTCCGCGTATTTTTACCAGCAATCTGGAAGAAGGTTTTCTGCTGCTTGAAGACCTCGGTGACACTCCCTTACAGCACTGCTTTAATGACCCGGCCAGCGTTCACCATCACATCCACAATGGCCTGACACTGATTGGCGAATTACAGAACCGTGCCTCCCCCGAGCCACTGCCACGCTATGATGCCGAACTGCTGGGCCGTGAACTTGATCTTTTCCCGACCTGGTGTCTTGAGCAATGGCTATCCATGCCGATTCCTGCCGAGTGGCCCTCACTACGCAACGCCCTGATTGAACAGGCACTGGCCCAGCCTTTTGTCAGCGTCCATCGGGATTTCGATGCCATGAACCTAATGGTGCATCGTGAAAAGCTGTATATGATTGATTTCCAGGATGCTGTGGCTGGCCCACTGAGCTACGATGTGATCTCCCTGCTGCGAGGGCGCTACTGGCGCTTCAGTGCCGAGGAATTTGCCGATGCCGTTCAGCGCTTCTACCAGCGCGCCCGCCAGGAAGGCCGTTTGACCTCAAGCATTGATGAAACCACCTTCCTGGGTCAGTGCCAGGCCATGGCCGCCCAGCGTTCCCTCAAGGTTCTGGGGATTTTCTGCCGTTTGACGCTACGTGATCACAAGTCGGGCTATCTGGCCCGATTACCGCATTTTCTTGATCATCTGGAAGACAGCCTTGGGGCGCTGCCAGAACATGCTGGCTTCGCCCAATGGGTTAGCGAGCAGCTGCGCCCGGCCATTCTTCAGCGCTGCGCCGAGACAGCTTCAACGGAGTCAACATGAAAGCCATGATTCTTGCGGCCGGACTGGGGAAACGGATGCGCCCGCTGACGGATACCTGCCCCAAGCCGCTGCTGCCTGTGGCTGGCAAACCGTTGATTGTGCATCATTTAGAACGCCTTAAGCAGGCAGGCATCAAGGAAGTGGTGATTAACGTCAGCCATCTGGCAGAGCAGATTATTGAGGCGCTGGGGGACGGAAGCCAATATGGCCTCATTTTGCAGTTCAGCCGTGAAACGACGCCACTGGAAACCGGGGGCGGCATTCGTCAAGCGTTGCCGCTTCTCGGCGAGGCGCCTTTTTTACTGGTTAACGGCGATGTATGGTGCGAAGCACTGCCCAAGCAGCGAGCCTTGCAGGGCGACGACCTTGCCCACTTGATGCTGGTGGATAACCCTGTGCATCATCCTGAAGGCGATTTCAGCCTGGATAATGGCCGCGTTCAAGTGGAAGGCCAGCCAAAGCTGACCTTTTCAGGGTTGAGCATTCTTGATCCTGCACTGCTGGCCCATCAACCGGAAGGCGCCTTTGCACTGGCCCCCTTGCTGAAAGCCGCCATGCAGCAAGGGCGTGTCAGCGGCGAGCACTTCAACGGGCAATGGGTTGATGTCGGCACCCCCCAACGGCTCACTGCCCTTGACCAGCAACTCAGCCGCAGTTAACGATTCACGGCCCAACTCACGATTCATTATTCACTATTCACGACTCACAACTCACGACTCACGACTCACCAACCGATGGAGCCTAACACGTGAAAGCACAAGTTAAATGGACAGATGGCCGCCAGTTTGTCGCCGAATCCGGCAGCGGGCACAGCGTAGTCATTGACGGCCCACCCGACCACGGCGGCCGTAACACCGGCCCGCGCCCGATGGAAATGCTGCTGATGGGCATGGGTAGCTGCACCGCCTTTGATGTGCTCAACATCCTCGACAAAGCCCGTGCAGATGTCACCGATTGTGTTGCCCAGCTGGAAGCCGAACGTGCCGACAGTACACCGTCGGTTTTCACCCGTATCCACGTGCATTTCGTGGTCACCGGCCACAACCTCAAGGAAAAACAGGTGCAGCGCGCGGTTGAACTTTCTGCCGAGAAATACTGCAGCGCCTCTATCATGCTGGTCAACGGGGGCGTTGATATCACGCATTCCTTTGAAATTGTCGCCGCCTGACAAGTTTTCAACGCAAAATATTGACTCGCTGGGTGCATCATGGCGTTCAGCTGGGCATAATACGCGCGCTTGTGTTTAACGGCGTTTAACCGCACAACAAGTGAACTGGTTCCGGCGCTGGCTCGTCGGGGTGTCTTCATCCGCCATAAGGAGGCTCGGACATGTCAGATAATCTCCGACTCCACGGGTTTAACAACCTGACAAGCTCTTTGAGCTTTAATATCTACGACATCTGTTATGCCAAGACCGAAGAACAGCGGTCTGCTTATATCGATTATATCGATGAGCTATATAACGCTGAACGCCTGACCCAGATTCTCAAGGATGTGACCAATATCATTGGCGCCCATGTGCTGAATATCGCCCGTCAGGACTATGAGCCCCACGGTGCCAGCGTCACCATTCTGATTGCAGAACATGAGCTGGAAGAATCAGCCCTGGAGCAGATTGAACCCGGCCCTGGGCCACTGCCAGAAACCGTGGTCGGTCATCTGGACAAAAGCCATGTTACGGTGCATAGCTACCCGGAATCCCACCCGGACAACGGCATCAGTACGTTTCGGCTGGATATTGATGTTTCCACCTGCGGCCATATCAGCCCGCTGAAAGCCCTGAATTACCTGATTCACAGTTTTGATTCCGATATTGTCACCATGGATTATCGGGTGCGCGGTTTTACCCGGGATGTAGACGGCAAAAAGCTGTTTATCGACCACGAGATCACCTCGATTCAGGACTACCTGGCCAATGATACCAAAGAGGCCTATCAGATGATTGATGTGAACGTGTACCAGGAAAACATGTTCCACACCAAGATGCTGCTCAAGGATTTTGACCTGGATAACTACCTGTTCGGCACCTCACGTCGTGATATCACGTTTGAGGAAGCCCGTGATATCGAAAGCCGCCTGCGCAAGGAAATGCTGGAAATTTTCTATTCCCGCAACATGTCCTAGCGCCTGCTTTATAGCGATATCAAGACCTGAAAAAGCCGGGCCGCCAAATATGGCGGCCCGGCTTTTCGCGTTGGCAATCGTGACACTGTTAATAGCTGTTCACATAATGGCTGTTCAAACACAATGCAACCTAGTAGATCTTCTCTTCGCCTTCCGGGCGTGTTTTGAAGCGGCGGTGCAGCCAGAGATACTGTTCGGGGTGTTTGCGAATGGCCTGTTCAATGATCGCATTGATGCGGGTAGCATCGGCCACTTCATCGCCGCTGGGGAAGTTTTTCAGCGCGGGGAGCCACTCGATGGTATAGGTGCGGTTATCGGGGTTGCGGTGGAACATCATCGGCACCACTGGCGCACCGGTCATACGGGCAATTTTGGCGGTCAGTTTGATGGTCGCTGCCTGGTTACCAAAAAACGGCGCAAACACACTGGCATTACGCCCGAAATCCTGATCCGGCGAATACCATACGATACGCCCAGCTTTAAGTTGACGCACCACGCCGCGCAGATCATGGCGGTGGATGGTGCGACCAAAGGTACGCGAGCGTGCCCGCGTCATGAAATGATCAAACAGCGGGTTGTTATGCGGCCGATAAACCGCATCCGCTGAGTAAAACAGTGAATGCAGGGCGCCGCCCAGATCCAGCGTCGAAAAGTGGATACCTATCACCAGAGCGCCCTGATTGCGAACCAGCGCCCTGGAAAGGTGATCCTGGTTAATCCGGCTCACCCGATGACGCAGATCTTCCGCATCCCGACACCAGGCCGTGGCCGTCTCGACCAGACCAATACCGTTAGCAATAAACGTATCCTTGACCAACTCACGCTGTTCAGCGGTGGTTTTGTCAGGGAAGCACAGGGCAATATTGGTTTCGGTAATCCGTCGGCGACGTTTTGCCAACCGCCAGGCCAATAGCCCAATGGCTTTCCCACCGCCTATCTTCACTGGCCAGGGCAGCCAGGCAGCCGTATACATGGCGGCTATCGCCAGCCAGGTGCTCCAGTAACGGGGATGAAAATATGCACGCGGAAAAGCTGATTTGGCCATGGCTGTTTACAATACAGTGGGTGAAGGCGACGAAGCACGCTGATAGCGACGCGGCACACGCGGCAGGATACCGGTAAGCAGCGTATAGCTGATGGTATCGCAGTAGCGGGCGACATCATCAACCGGCAATACCGCTCCATTGGCCGCCCGACCCCACAGCACCACTTCACTGCCAATGCGCGTATCAGGCAAATGGGTGATATCCACGGTCAACATATCCATGGATACCTTGCCTGCAATCCTGGCTGGCTGACCCTCTACCAGCACTGGGGTGCCATCCACGGCATGACGATCATAGCCATCGCCATAGCCGCCCGCGACCACGGCAATTCGCGCTCGCCCCGGCGTTCGCCAACGGCCGCCGTAGCCCACCGGCTCACCGGCTTCCAGCTCACGGATCGCCATTACTTCAGAGCGCAATGTCATCACAGGTGCCAGCTGGCGCGATATGGCATTTGGCACCTCCAGTGGATCGCTGCCATACAGCATGACGCCTGGGCGGTTCCAGCGACCATGGGCAACAGGATGGGCCAGGGTAGCGGGCGAGTTGGCCAGACACAGGGGGGCATTCAGCCGCTCTGCCAGCGCCTGCAGGGTCGTCATCTGCTGCTGCAGGTAGCCTGCATCCTCGGCGTCGGCAGAGGCAAAATGACTCATCAGATGCAGGTCTGTTACCTGAGGTGCCTGTGAGAGCACCTGCCATACCTGCTCGGCGCGTTGTGGAGAGAACCCCAAGCGATGCATGCCGGAATCAACTTTCAGCCATACCGGAATCGGTTGACGCGGCGTAAACGCCAGCAGTGCTTCCAACTGCCAGTCGGTGTGCACCGCCATCCATAGACGATGTTCATCCACCAGCGCCAGCTCTGAAGCCTCAAAAATACCTTCAAGCAGCACAATCGGCGCCTGGATACCTGCGTGACGTAAGGTGAGCGCCTCTTCAATACAGGCCACAGCAAGCGCCGGAGCCAGGCCTTCCAACGCGCGGGCACATTCAATCGCACCGTGGCCGTAGGCGTCCGCCTTGATCACAGCAACTGACTGGCTGTGGGGTGCGCACTCACAGGCCAAGCGGTAATTATGACGCAAGGCGTCAAGGTCGATTTTAGCCACTAAAGGGCGCATACGCTTTCTCACAGCAGGATTTTGACAACGCAGGATCGCAAGCCTGGCAGGCACTATTGCTGCCGCTGGCTTGTCCCTTGCTGCCATTATACACGCCACTACCCGCATGACAGCGGGTATCGGGCAGTAATTTAAACCAGCCAAAAGCGTCAAGCAGGGTAAAAACCACTAAACCAGAATCAACTTTCGAAAATAACATCCAACGAAAGCCCTTGTTTTTCCAGCGAGCGGCGCAGTTTCTTGAGCGCTTCCACCTGGATCTGGCGGACACGCTCACGGGTCAAGCCTATTTCCGCGCCGACGTCTTCAAGAGTAGCGGCTTCATGGCCACGCAGCCCGAAACGCCGAACCACCACTTCACACTGCTTTTCACTCAGCTCGCTGAGCCAATGATCGACGTGGGCTTTCACATCCCCATCCACCAGAAGCGCTTCAGGCCCGTGATCCTCATCATCTGTCAGCGTATCCAGCAGCGGCTTATCGCTATCACCGCCCATGGGGTAATCCACTGAGGAAACCCGCTCGTTGAGACCCAGCATCTTCTTGACGCTTTCCACCGGTTTATCCAGATGTTCGGCAATTTCTTCCGGCGTTGCCTCGTGATCCAGTTTCTGGGTCAGCTCACGGGCGGCGCGCAGATAGATATTGAGCTCTTTGACAACATGAATGGGCAGGCGGATGGTGCGCGTCTGATTCATCAAGGCACGTTCAATCGTCTGGCGAATCCACCAGGTGGCATAGGTCGAGAAACGAAAGCCACGCTCTGGATCGAACTTCTCGACTGCCCGAATCAACCCCAGGTTACCCTCTTCAATCAGATCCAGCAGGGTTAACCCACGGTTCAGATAGCGCCGAGCAATCTTGACCACCAGACGCAGGTTGGATTCGATCATCCGCGAACGCCCAAGCGGATCTCCCTTGCGCGCCAGACGGCCGTAATAAACTTCTTCTTCCGGTGTCAGTAATGGCGAAAAGCCGATTTCGTTGAGATAGATCTGTGTTGCATCCAGGCTCTGACGAGGCGCTTTACCCTCTCTGCCCAAGGCTTTCTCGAAGGCTTCTTCCTCAGCAGCAACCGCCTCGTCGTCTACTTCACCCAATGCTTCTTCCACGGCATTCAGGTCTATGTCCTGAAGATCCTGTTCCAGCATGCTCATCGCTCTCCCCCATCATCTCACCTTGTTTATGCCATCGGGCTTATCATTACAGAAATGAGCGTTGATATCCCGAAGATGCAAACTTCTACTTGACGCACGAACGTTTGAGGCTGGTTTTATAGTAATTGTTTTTGCTGTGTGCTGTGTGACACCAAGCCGAGTCTAAATGATGCACTGGGATGCTGACAGAATGATTACCGCCCAGGTAAATACGTCAAAGGATCTTCCGGCTGACCGTCCTTGCGGATTTCAAAATGCAGCCTTGCTTCTTCTTCTGCGCTGCTATTTCCCATGGTAGCAATGACTTCACCGCCTTCAATCACATCATTTTCTTTCACTCGCAGCGTATCATTGTGAGCGTACGCAGACAGATACTCGTCATTGTGCTTGATAAGAATAAGGTTGCCATAACCTCGCACACCACTACCCGCATACACGACAATCCCAGGCCCGGCTGCTTTTACAGATTGCCCCTTTTGCCCCGCGATATCAATCCCAGCGGTAATGCTTCCGCCTTCGCCAAAGGTACCAACAACCTCCCCATCTGCTGGCCACTGCCACTCAATATTCTCTGCCGGTGTATACGTCCGGTCGCTGCGATCCACTGACGCCTGCTGAGTGGAGGGGGCACTCGCCTGCGTTTCAGGTTCAGGCTGAGTCTCTGGCTCTTGCCTTTCAGAGGCGTCTGACTGCGATGCTTGTGATTCAGTCTCTTGCGGCTCTGGCTCTGCTTGTGCATCCAGCGCTTCATCATCCTGCGCTGTCTCTTCAGACGACGGCTCATCGGGCAACAGCCAATCGACTTGCTGGGCGTTAGCGGCAACCTGTACAGGCGTTTCGCCAATGCCTGTGGCCACCACGCCGGAAGGTTCACGTGCTTCGCTATCTGCTGGCGGCGGTTGCGATGCTTCAGTCCTCTCGCGGTCAACTTCGGCACCCGACGACTGCAGCACAAGCTGCTGGCCAGGGTAGATGTTATAGGGCGGCTCAATATCGTTGAGGGCTGCGAGCTCGCGGTAATCCAGGCCTTGCTGCCAGGCAATACCGTAAAGGGTATCGCCTTGTGCCACCGTGTACTGGCCATCGGCATTCAGGTGGCGCCTCACCTCGCTGATATCACGTACTTGCGGGACTCCCTGGTGATTTGCGCAACCGGCAACAGCAAAGGCAAGCGCCGATAAAAGAAACATTTTACGCATTGAGGTGACTACTCCTTGTTAGCGCCTGATTGATCGCTTGATAATGAAGACGGTGATTGATGCGCCTGATAGTTCAAGCCAACTACCAGAAGAGCGCCCACCAGCATCAACAGGATGACTGTTCCCAATTGGGACGAATCGCCGATCAGGACGGCATACTCGCTCGGCATCAGATAACGAAATGCCAGGGGAATCATTTGGCCTTCCGGGCCTAGCTGATAGCCTACCAGCTCTCGCCAGGGCCAAAGAATCGGCAACGAACCAATAATAAACCCTAATAGTAACTGCATGGTGGCATCGTGCTGACGTTTGAACAACCAGGCTAAAAGGCGTGAAAACAAGGCCAGCCCAATTAGACAGCCAACGCCAAACAGTCCGATCACCGCCAGATCAAAACCGCGAATCGCCTGCATGATGGTGCCATAAAGCCCCATGGTCAGAAGCAGAAAACTGCCTGACACGCCCGGCAACAGCATAGCGCTGATAGCAATGGCGCCGGCCACCATCACCACCAGGTTTTCATTACCCAGTAGCAACACCGTTGGCATTAAGCCAGGCAGTGCCTTGGCCAGCAGCAAGCCGGCTATTAGCGGCAAAAGATACCAGAACTTCCAACTTCTCATAGCGTTATGTACCACCAGCGCTGACGCCGCGACCAAGCCAAAAAAGAAGCCGTCCAACAGTAGGGGGTGAGCTTCCATCAGCCATAGCGCCAAGTGAGCGACGCTGACCAGACTCGCCGCCACGCCCGCCAGTAAAGGCAATAAGAACGCCAGGTTAAGATGCGCGTAGAGGCCCCTGACGCCACCCTCTCGCCAGGCTCCCCAGGCGCTTGGGCCAAACTGGCGGATAGTATAGATCAACTGCTCATAGATGCCGGTGACGAAGGCGATGGTTCCGCCTGATACGCCGGGCACTGCATCAGCAGCACCCATGCCGACCCCTTTCAGAAAAATAGCTAACCTCTCGCGCTTCAATTCACTACTCCTTGCAGTAGCGGGACAAACCGAACCGGCTCTAATCGACGTTTTTCGTACACACTGCCTACCCGGCGCACCTGGGTTAACCATTGGCTGCCAGTGCTTGCTTCAATCGGCGCAATCAGTACACCGCCATCCCGCAACTGTTCCAGCAACTCGCTTGATAACGTCTGGGCACAGGCGGTCAGCAGGATGACATCAAAAGGGGCAGCGTCTGGCCAGCCGTGGTTGCCATCCGCCACGGCAAGCTTGGCTGGCACCTTAAGCCGCGCCAGACGTTGCGCGGCGCGTTCGTGGAGTATCTGGATTCTTTCCAACGAGTAAAGTTCATCCACCAGGCTGGAGAGCACCAGAGTTTGATAGCCGGAACCGGTACCCAGCTCCAGCACTCGCTTTGGCGCTTCACGCAGGGTGAGTTCTGTCATCCGCGCCACGGTCAGAGGCTGCGAAAGGGTCTGGCCAAAGCCGATGGGCAGGGACGCATCTTCGTAGGCGTGATGCGCCAGAGCTTCATCAACAAACAGGTGGCGCGGCGCCTGAGCCATGACGCTGAGCACACGCTCATCGCGAATACCCTGGCGCGCCAGACGATCGACCATCCGGTCACGGGTACGCTGAGACGTCATCCCGCGGCCACGCAGTTCAAGGGGTGATATTTCAGGCTGTAAAGGCATCCAACCAGTCCTGTACATCACTGCACGCCGTATGGCGCGTCAGATCGGTCTGCAGAGGAGTAATCGAGACAAAACCGGCCTCAATAGCAGCAAAATCAGTATCTTCACCGTCGTCAGCGTTAGCCCCGACGGCGGCAATCCAAT from Halomonas sp. CH40 includes these protein-coding regions:
- the lpxL gene encoding LpxL/LpxP family Kdo(2)-lipid IV(A) lauroyl/palmitoleoyl acyltransferase, giving the protein MAKSAFPRAYFHPRYWSTWLAIAAMYTAAWLPWPVKIGGGKAIGLLAWRLAKRRRRITETNIALCFPDKTTAEQRELVKDTFIANGIGLVETATAWCRDAEDLRHRVSRINQDHLSRALVRNQGALVIGIHFSTLDLGGALHSLFYSADAVYRPHNNPLFDHFMTRARSRTFGRTIHRHDLRGVVRQLKAGRIVWYSPDQDFGRNASVFAPFFGNQAATIKLTAKIARMTGAPVVPMMFHRNPDNRTYTIEWLPALKNFPSGDEVADATRINAIIEQAIRKHPEQYLWLHRRFKTRPEGEEKIY
- the alr gene encoding alanine racemase; translation: MRPLVAKIDLDALRHNYRLACECAPHSQSVAVIKADAYGHGAIECARALEGLAPALAVACIEEALTLRHAGIQAPIVLLEGIFEASELALVDEHRLWMAVHTDWQLEALLAFTPRQPIPVWLKVDSGMHRLGFSPQRAEQVWQVLSQAPQVTDLHLMSHFASADAEDAGYLQQQMTTLQALAERLNAPLCLANSPATLAHPVAHGRWNRPGVMLYGSDPLEVPNAISRQLAPVMTLRSEVMAIRELEAGEPVGYGGRWRTPGRARIAVVAGGYGDGYDRHAVDGTPVLVEGQPARIAGKVSMDMLTVDITHLPDTRIGSEVVLWGRAANGAVLPVDDVARYCDTISYTLLTGILPRVPRRYQRASSPSPTVL
- a CDS encoding OsmC family protein → MKAQVKWTDGRQFVAESGSGHSVVIDGPPDHGGRNTGPRPMEMLLMGMGSCTAFDVLNILDKARADVTDCVAQLEAERADSTPSVFTRIHVHFVVTGHNLKEKQVQRAVELSAEKYCSASIMLVNGGVDITHSFEIVAA
- a CDS encoding nucleotidyltransferase family protein, whose product is MKAMILAAGLGKRMRPLTDTCPKPLLPVAGKPLIVHHLERLKQAGIKEVVINVSHLAEQIIEALGDGSQYGLILQFSRETTPLETGGGIRQALPLLGEAPFLLVNGDVWCEALPKQRALQGDDLAHLMLVDNPVHHPEGDFSLDNGRVQVEGQPKLTFSGLSILDPALLAHQPEGAFALAPLLKAAMQQGRVSGEHFNGQWVDVGTPQRLTALDQQLSRS
- a CDS encoding peptidylprolyl isomerase yields the protein MIHNANTPTSTHSLNSPRGKRLLRQATHLAWGSALSLLVGAGTLMVSSSVTAQSFSGGERQMLDRVVAVVNDGAIMRSDLDRRLDQVISQISAQGEDAPSSSQLEQQVLEQMVLEEIQLQMARNANLSIDDTDLNRQVRNIAESNGMTLQAFADRLEADGTSLAQVREEIRREMLTRQVQQRQVGQRVSVSNRDVERFLEEQGGDVNLAETRARHILVGVGSGRSESQAQAFVEQAMTRLEQGESFATVAREMSDDQGSAVNGGDLGWLSPGQTVPEFDNAMNELEVGQVSSPVRSQFGYHIIEVLDRRRSSASNENVREQVRQAIFQRRANQEVDTWKREIREQAFVEKRL
- a CDS encoding LPS-assembly protein LptD encodes the protein MGQRILRAIPMTLASGLLAVTATTAVAQSAEGARLDWQPWAEEEARRQVCRGRYVMPGYRLSAGSDLREIGIETNASDYAADGEAMLRGDVVLRQGDRELQAERLFVPANRERVDAQGDFELRDGKALLRGEEATLYLEQDRGSIENSEYVLYEQRVRGEARRLEQLGEQLYRLRDASFTTCEPGQDSWQLVSSDIRLNQAEGFGVARHARLEVKGVPVFYWPWLRFPIDDRRQTGLLSPSVSFSSEQLDYTQPFYWNIAPNQDATITPRWLSDRGLLLGGQYRYLTEHYGSGTLEGAWLNSDDGGSGGDANRYKGQDRWYLDVQHAGRINAASAYQLRYGGASDGRYFNDFSDNFGSSERSGMERLAQVDYQGERWRLDARMQGYQRLDDPLSDSDKPFYRLPSLTAAASWIRDDGLYAEWNSNATYFWRDVDQRQVPVREAANGSRVHLAPALGWRYEKPWGYLAPRAELWHTAYALDYGNRQTSRDTSPDRSVAITSVDAGLNFERELVLGGRDYRQTLEPRVNYAFVPRTDQVDLPEFDSRERAFSWDQLWSPKRFSGSDRVGDLNRLSLGFESRLIEDSNSQEHLSVGVGQSLYFSDRRVGIDGDDQSLPQQADVNPDVNPERFYQATRDRSPLVSRLEWQINPRWSTSAEWLYDDQRELTERTGVDIAYRHSRGHVVNLGYRWEIEGFDPALDPVDDNFRAYNREEWDISFAWKASPGLDLIGRYLHDQTNDRALEKLAGVQWNDCCYGLQLVWRNWVDDNDTARVADDFNDRGLFLRFVLHGLGGVGQDADSYFERTIPGYRPSAL
- a CDS encoding phosphotransferase; protein product: MSSLRMTALTRWVAQQHGLDMDEINLQEAGGDASFRRYYRLTLHDGSTRVVMDAPPEQEDSTPFVNIAQQWQAGGLPVPRIFTSNLEEGFLLLEDLGDTPLQHCFNDPASVHHHIHNGLTLIGELQNRASPEPLPRYDAELLGRELDLFPTWCLEQWLSMPIPAEWPSLRNALIEQALAQPFVSVHRDFDAMNLMVHREKLYMIDFQDAVAGPLSYDVISLLRGRYWRFSAEEFADAVQRFYQRARQEGRLTSSIDETTFLGQCQAMAAQRSLKVLGIFCRLTLRDHKSGYLARLPHFLDHLEDSLGALPEHAGFAQWVSEQLRPAILQRCAETASTEST
- the speD gene encoding adenosylmethionine decarboxylase — encoded protein: MSDNLRLHGFNNLTSSLSFNIYDICYAKTEEQRSAYIDYIDELYNAERLTQILKDVTNIIGAHVLNIARQDYEPHGASVTILIAEHELEESALEQIEPGPGPLPETVVGHLDKSHVTVHSYPESHPDNGISTFRLDIDVSTCGHISPLKALNYLIHSFDSDIVTMDYRVRGFTRDVDGKKLFIDHEITSIQDYLANDTKEAYQMIDVNVYQENMFHTKMLLKDFDLDNYLFGTSRRDITFEEARDIESRLRKEMLEIFYSRNMS